The Phaseolus vulgaris cultivar G19833 chromosome 5, P. vulgaris v2.0, whole genome shotgun sequence genomic interval CATCATGGAATTCGGATTCCCCGGAAACTGAAACTTCGAGTCCCGGAGATCGTCCTCCGGCGCCGGCAGGTTGAGATCTAATTCTAGAACATTCCGAGGCTTAACTTCAACAGCACCATCAgaagttgttgttgttgttgtctgAACAACAGTATTAGTATTAGTATTATTGTTGTTAGATGACCTATGCCTCCTCATGTGACCACCCAATGCTTGTCCTGATGTGAATTCTGACCCACAAATGGAACACTCGTGAATCTTGGACTTGTTTCCATGGAAATTCAAACCACCCCTATTGTTTCCACACCCTAATTGAAGCGACACTGAAGGGCTAATCTTCATGTgattctgttttgtttcttcGAAATTAAATAGTTGCGACGAGGAAGACGGTGGCGGTGGCGGCAACGCCGGTGGTGGGGATTTCTTTTCCTCAACCTTGGGCTTCTTGTGACTCGCCCTGTGGCCACCAAGTGCTTGAAACGAAGGGAATGTTCTGTTGCATGTTTTGCACTCATAaacataaaattcaattttgttgCCACCCTTCTCTGTCTTCACACCATCACATAGCTCCTTGTGATGAAGAGGGTCCCTTCCTCCTCTTCCTTGCGCCAGGAGAATCAAACAATTGGCCatgtcttcctcttcctcctccagggtgaCTGATGAAAACGACCCACCACCGCCGCCAGAAGCACTTGAACAGCTTGATGTCATGGCGGCGGCGGCCGTGGCAGTGACGGCGGTGACAACACAAGGCGACAAAGGCCTCAAGCGCCGCTTTGTGCGCTTGCCTTTGGCTATGTTGGTTGGATCGTTGTTGCATGAGACAAATTCCTCCGTGGCCATCCCTTCCATGTCCAATATTTCTGACAACATTATATATCCTATATGGTACTAAACAAAGACAATCAAACAGTGATGTCTAGGAACACCACAGAGGGTTTTGGCTTTGCAATAAGAGATGCTATAGTAGTGGAGAGAAAGAGACACAGAGACATGTAGAATTTATATGGAGGAGGAGTGTGTGAACaggctatatatatatatagatgtatatatgtatatatttatatttatatatattggtAGTGAATGGGCCAGAAGAGGGTTTGTTATGTTATGATATGTTACAGTAGCTACTCCAAATAGTCAGCCACCCAAAATCTTCCTTGCTTTTCTAACCTTGGAAGTGTTGCTAACAAGAAAAGTTTGTGTTCTGTCACGCGTCTTTAACAGCGTCTGCAACCACGCTTCAATCACCACCACAATTTTTTTAGCCTCTCTTTCCGTTTCATTGCTGCAAttaatgttttcttttctttatatatttctaTGTATGGTGGAAGTACTTTTTACgaaagaatattttattttccgCCAGTTTGTGTTCGAGAACAGCACACTgttttcacacacacacacatagtAGTTGCTGCATGCGTATGATTCATCAATGATTAAACATGCTTTGCATTTTGCAATTAATGTTCAAATTTAATGAGACGAGCACGTCTATTGTCTGTGGTTTATCCTTAGCGAGTGGCCATGTAATTGTTAATGCTTTTTATTGAGAGTTTGAAGAAAGAGATAGTGTTGTTAAATGTTAACACTGATTATCTGTGggtgtggtttttaagtggttTACATAAACCATTTTGCACACAAACCAGCTACACTACTTTATCTGGTGTGGCTTGTTTCATAAAGTTACTGCAATTactttcaaaattataataacCATATATAAGATAAGTTGATTTATAAAGTAGGGCTGTGTTTGGATATGTTTATGTAAAAGGATTATTTAGGTGAAGTTAAAAGCATGTCATGTCATTTAGTTGAGTTTGAAAGAAAAGTAGTAATATAGATGGAGTGATTAGAGATGCCGGTGGCTTTCAAGCAAACACTGCTTTAGATgttatgcatatatatatatatatatatatatatatatatatatatatatatatatatatatattagcagtccaacaagaaaagaaaaggacaTGAGTAGCATGTGATTAAGTATAGGATTCGGGTAAGAAGCATGGAGTAAGGAGGGTATATGTAGCATACAAGTATATGACATAAGCACTGTAGGACGGTTCCTACTTTTATTAAATTCCTTACTTAGGCTTAATCTTTCTCATTAAACCTCTCTAATTATTTTACTGTCATTGCTATTTTCTGCATAAAGGGTCTATTTTATGTAAGGTACTTTCATCTAGAATTGCCTCATCTTCTGCTTCAATTCGAcccttttttctctttctcaacGTGATATTTCAGCTTATGTGAAAGAAAACTTAATCTTCTGCTTAAAGGTATGTCCAGGAGTTGATGTTGCAGTTAATCTGTcatcataataataatcatcATTTGCTGCAAAACCAAACGTTAATCATTTCATGCACAATGAGAGTTTTGAAAGCTGGTTAAATCACGctttaattttgtttctaaagAATACTTTAtttcatgataaaaaaatgttaatttatttctaaatatatttttcaataaaaaataaagtatgtattaataatatgtagACTTCATTTCTTTATAgagaaaattttgattttagtaa includes:
- the LOC137835688 gene encoding zinc finger protein ZAT5-like; this encodes MLSEILDMEGMATEEFVSCNNDPTNIAKGKRTKRRLRPLSPCVVTAVTATAAAAMTSSCSSASGGGGGSFSSVTLEEEEEDMANCLILLAQGRGGRDPLHHKELCDGVKTEKGGNKIEFYVYECKTCNRTFPSFQALGGHRASHKKPKVEEKKSPPPALPPPPPSSSSQLFNFEETKQNHMKISPSVSLQLGCGNNRGGLNFHGNKSKIHECSICGSEFTSGQALGGHMRRHRSSNNNNTNTNTVVQTTTTTTSDGAVEVKPRNVLELDLNLPAPEDDLRDSKFQFPGNPNSMMLSAAPALVGCHY